The stretch of DNA GATGACCAAATTCTTTCCTCTGAAGGTGATCCGAGATGTTACTTAGAACGATATTCGCGGGGTTTGGCGGGCAGGGAGTGCTCATGATGGGGTATGTTCTCGCGTTGACGGCGATGCGCGAGGAACGGCATGTAACATACATGCCCGCCTACGGAGCTGAAGTACGGGGTGGGACGGCCAACTGTACGGTTGTGGTTTCTTCTGATGAAATCGCCTCTCCCATAGCGTCTTCACCCGACGTAGCCGTTGTGATGAACCATCCTTCCATGGTTCGGTTCCAGAGTGCGGTGCGACCCAACGGGACGATGTTTTTAAATTCGGACCTGAT from Deltaproteobacteria bacterium encodes:
- a CDS encoding 2-oxoacid:acceptor oxidoreductase family protein, with translation MLLRTIFAGFGGQGVLMMGYVLALTAMREERHVTYMPAYGAEVRGGTANCTVVVSSDEIASPIASSPDVAVVMNHPSMVRFQSAVRPNGTMFLNSDLISQSPGRNDIEVIKVPANTLAHEIGNDRALNLVMLGAVVQKTRAVSIETMKKALGEVFAGKSAKILEDNIKGLIRGAEFVEGEVG